In the genome of Loxodonta africana isolate mLoxAfr1 chromosome 16, mLoxAfr1.hap2, whole genome shotgun sequence, one region contains:
- the KLLN gene encoding LOW QUALITY PROTEIN: killin (The sequence of the model RefSeq protein was modified relative to this genomic sequence to represent the inferred CDS: inserted 1 base in 1 codon; deleted 3 bases in 3 codons; substituted 2 bases at 2 genomic stop codons) — translation MDRQRTSVDGMHPTAPFIAPWESRPSLLSGLQDGRKLHPXEWASRRDLGGFKRRWKDTRAAVGTTFRXRSRVFLVGELSKFPLPYDSSRSKCLVSFAQSVPAPRWQRDPQTSGPAAGEXAQSSLLSDRCRDWRLGSWLHKHPRPSTCPRLHACWTPPLILANHRARVPEVVPPLACYPQSKLKGRDLRPLALDPQTLRVPNRGRRGWALGGLAHPLRWSPAL, via the exons ATGGACCGACAAAGGACCTCTGTGGACGGAATGCACCCAACAGCCCCCTTTATTGCCCCTTGGGAGAGCCGGCCGTCCCTCCTCTCGGGGCTCCAG GACGGTAGGAAGCTGCATCCCTGAGAGTGGGCG AGCCGAAGAGACCTAGGAGGGTTCAAAAGGCGGTGGAAGGATACACGAGCCGCCGTCGGAACTACTTTCC GGAGGTCACGTGTGTTCCTAGTTGGGGAACTTTCCAAATTCCCACTCCCTTATGATAGCTCCAGAAGCAAGTGCTTGGTTTCCTTCGCCCAGAGCGTTCCCGCCCCGCGCTGGCAGCGGGACCCCCAGACT TCCGGGCCGGCGGCGGGAGAATAGGCTCAATCGAGCCTGCTATCGGATCGCTGTCGGGACTGGCGCCTGGGGAGCTGGTTACACAAGCACCCACGTCCAAGCACGTGCCCCCGCCTCCACGCA TGCTGGACGCCGCCGCTGATTCTTGCAAACCACAGAGCAAGAGTTCCCGAGGTGGTCCCACCCCTCGCCTGCTACCCACAGAGCAAGCTAAAGGGCCGAGACTTGAGACCTCTTGCTCTGGACCCGCAAACACTGCGCGTTCCCAACCGTGGGAGAAGGGGCTGGGCCTTGGGGGGTCTGGCGCATCCCCTTCGCTGGTCCCCTGCTCTGTAG